TCGAGGAGTCAACGAGGAATGCGAGAGGCTGCAGCGAGAGCTCTCCGATCGTCACCAAGCCGAAATTGCAGCGCTCAGCGGCGAACCTATTCAGCCAGTTGATGGCTTCGAAGAACTCAGTCTTCGTGATCCCGATGTTGGAGATGCAGATACAGGAGAGAAATCCACATCAGATGATATGCAAGGCACAGACAGCCTCCCGGAGCCTTCAAAGACCGACTCGACACCAACCTCTCCACCTGCCTCCGCCCCGCGTACGAAGAAACCGAATCGACAAAAGGCTCGTCTAGCACGTCGGGCAGCGGAACAGGCGGCGCAGTCTGCGTTTGCTGCAGAAGAGGCCGCGAAACAGGTTGACCATCGTGGTAACGAAAAGGGGGTGATGGAGGCTGTTTTCAAACGCCTGGGCTTGAAGGAGGTGGAAATCAACCCAGATGGGCACTGTTTATATTCAGCTATTGCCCATCAGCTGGAAGAATCAGGGCTTGGGCTTAGGCCTGATCCACAAAGGGTAGTCATTCAGCCCCAGACGCAGTCTCGGCTTGATACGGTTGCTTCGCCCAAACATGATGGCTACAGAGCGGTTCGAGCAGTGGCAGCGGATTTCATCGTCGAGCACAAGGATGACTTCGAGCCCTTTATGGAGGAGCCGTTTGATTCGTATACCCGGAAGATCAAGCTTACCGCCGAGTGGGGAGGACAGCTGGAGCTGCAGGCGATCGCTCGGGCGTATGGAGTTAATATTAATGTCATCCAAGGCGATGGCAGGATAGAGAAGATCGAAGCCGGCGATATGGATGGgattgatgaggaggaaagaaacaGGCGGGTCATTTGGTTGGCATACTACCGGCATACGTACGGGCTGGGAGAGCATTACAATGCACTTACGAAGCAATCATAGAGCAGCCAATCAACAAGGGAGAAACATGCGATTTGATATCTGTTCTCGAATCTGCTAATTGCTTCTAAGCGCCTCAGGGTCGTTGTCAAAGGTCCCGGATTGCGGCACaaaagaacaaaagaaagaagtgATGACCTAGTTCGGGCGGCGCCAAATAGACACTCGGTCTTGGACCTCTCCCTCGACGATCCCAACTTCATGCGTCCGAGCTGGTTGCCAATATGCCACTCGCTCAAGCCCTTGTGGGCTTGGCGCTTTTGATGGGTCAATGCTACATTGACGGTTTGCATCATATGGGATCTCTTCGCCAGGGTGGTTCAGATGTGCCATATAAGCCTCGGACGTAGAGGCCCACGGAGGGCCCTGTAGTGACGTATCCTTGTGCCTTGGAAATTCAAGGCAAATGAGATGCCCACGCGGCGAATCCGCCAGAAGTTGGGTGTGCCTGAGCGCCCATTGCGGACGCATTGACGGGTCCAAGGCGCAAAAGAACTATCAACCACAGCTGTTTAGCGAGAGACGCACAGTACTGCGATGGGGGCTAACTGGACTCTTCTCctgagaaagaagacagaaaCCAGGCCGAGTGCTTTGTACAAAGGACTTCTGAGATCCACATACCGTGTAGTCATAGATCAAATCAAAAGAATTTCGAGGCAATTGTAGTTTCTCCCACCAAGtatccttgaagaagtcacCCTGCACGTAGGTGATTTTGCCTTGACCAATCTCCGCATCTCGTACGGGATACTTATCCCCATTCTTTGCCTGTTCCTCCTTACACACCTTAACGGCAGTGGCGCTATATTCCAGGCCATAGGCATCATACCCGAAACTGGCCAGGAGAAGTACATCGACGCCTCTGCCGCACCCCGGGACTAATGCCTTCTTTCGGTACGTGTTGCCCTGCGCATCTCGGCCAATGGGGTCCCCGATGATATCGCGCTTCTCAATCAGCGTATCCTCCAATGCTGGGTTGGGGAATCCTCTGTCAAAGGGGAGAGGTTTACCCTCGCTCTTATCCCAGAGCTCAGCCCATCCTTCAACGTAATTTTCCTTGTATCGCGCTATGAACTCCGGGATACTCGAAACCAGTCTGGGATCGTTCGACATTATTGATTTAGTGAGATAAGATGGAACCTATTGTGGTTTGTCCTCCACGTTGCTCAGATGCACCTCGTCTGCGGATCAAATACGAAGCCTTATATAGAACCTTTTCATAGGGGGGGCCGGGGTAAGTTATGGTTCCGTGAAAGCCGAccactcctcctccaggGTTTCAATCGGCGATGTCTCAAATTCTCTCGTAAGTTAATGACTAATGATTTATAAGCTAGGCGACGAATCAATCATATTGCTTCTATCGAAGGACATCCTCATGTATGCACAATTGTATTATGAAATTGGCTGTATATTTTGGACGTGGCATGTTACCTTCGCCAGCAAATGAAGGCCAGAGGGTGATCGGGAAATA
The Aspergillus fumigatus Af293 chromosome 4, whole genome shotgun sequence DNA segment above includes these coding regions:
- a CDS encoding deubiquitinase OTU2, with protein sequence MEELLAKHRKEQKDLQARITQKKKAATKKTRRGVNEECERLQRELSDRHQAEIAALSGEPIQPVDGFEELSLRDPDVGDADTGEKSTSDDMQGTDSLPEPSKTDSTPTSPPASAPRTKKPNRQKARLARRAAEQAAQSAFAAEEAAKQVDHRGNEKGVMEAVFKRLGLKEVEINPDGHCLYSAIAHQLEESGLGLRPDPQRVVIQPQTQSRLDTVASPKHDGYRAVRAVAADFIVEHKDDFEPFMEEPFDSYTRKIKLTAEWGGQLELQAIARAYGVNINVIQGDGRIEKIEAGDMDGIDEEERNRRVIWLAYYRHTYGLGEHYNALTKQS
- a CDS encoding putative thiol methyltransferase, which produces MSNDPRLVSSIPEFIARYKENYVEGWAELWDKSEGKPLPFDRGFPNPALEDTLIEKRDIIGDPIGRDAQGNTYRKKALVPGCGRGVDVLLLASFGYDAYGLEYSATAVKVCKEEQAKNGDKYPVRDAEIGQGKITYVQGDFFKDTWWEKLQLPRNSFDLIYDYTFFCALDPSMRPQWALRHTQLLADSPRGHLICLEFPRHKDTSLQGPPWASTSEAYMAHLNHPGEEIPYDANRQCSIDPSKAPSPQGLERVAYWQPARTHEVGIVEGEVQDRVSIWRRPN